Within the ANME-2 cluster archaeon genome, the region TCACGGTGTACATACTACCGAAGATATACCACAGATTCTGGGTATAAGCAGGGAAGATCGCAGCACAACCATCAGATTAAACGGTAAAGATGTTAACCTGATCTATGCTGAACCCCTGGGTGCAGACCCGGTAATAGCTGAACTGGCATATAAAAGAGCCATTGATGCAATTGAATAGTGGAAAATAATTAACAGTCTGCGAGATCATTAGGTTTTTTTGATCACAAATACAACTGTATTGTTAACAGGAGGTTCAGGTCTGATCCGGAGGTATTCTTCAAACGATTCAGGTAAATCGTAATGGAAAAATGTGTCCAGTAACCTTCTTAATCCCTTTTCATAGATGCGGTAGGACAATTTAGTGCCTGCAGGCAGTGCCTCAGCCAGATAATCGAAAATCTCCTGTTTTGGTTCTGCCTGAGCAGCTACCATGATAAGTTCAGCAGTATCTTTTAAGGGAAGTATTGAATGATTTCCGGTTATTATCCTAATCTGATCAGAAAGACCAAGTTTTTCCAGTACTTTTCTTGAAAGTTCTGCTCTTTCGGTTTCCTGTTCTATTCCAATCCCTCTTACTCCATACTGATGGCACATCATTATCAGAGAGATGGGGAGTGGTCCGCTTCCAATAATAACTACAGTATCATCTGGCTTAAGTCCTGCTCCCTTATATTCAGTAGAAGCAAGTCGAATGTAATTTTGGAGATAAGAGAAATTTGTGAGAATCTCCCATGGATTATTACTATAGAGTATTAAATGTGCATGTTCGATTTCCAGTTTCGCAGTATACAGGCTTCTGAATCTGGCAATTGAATCAAACACACAGGTAAATTTAAGTTCATGTAGGATATTTTCCACATAGGTATCATTGATACTCACTGCAATTAAATAATCCAATCTTTGCAAAATAGCTTCAAGATGATTCGAAGAATCCTGAAGCACTTCATGGTCATCAAGATCCCTGACCGATATATATATTCCCATTATTTCGTCAACTAATGGTTCTGCATAGGTATTTGTGATGTTCCTTACTTTTATTGCATCTATTGCATCTATTGCATTTATCATGTCCACCACATTCCATCATTTCTTAATATATCAAAAGCTACTGCTTCACAATAGCAATAAGTTGGTATATCTATCCGACTGAAGCCATGCTGTTTTTTGGGCTTCAGTCGATAATTCACCCACACAGGTGCCCTGAAATATTTCCTATTCAGGAAATAAATTCATACATACAACCTACAATATAAAAATAAAACAACCAAACT harbors:
- a CDS encoding methyltransferase; translated protein: MINAIDAIDAIKVRNITNTYAEPLVDEIMGIYISVRDLDDHEVLQDSSNHLEAILQRLDYLIAVSINDTYVENILHELKFTCVFDSIARFRSLYTAKLEIEHAHLILYSNNPWEILTNFSYLQNYIRLASTEYKGAGLKPDDTVVIIGSGPLPISLIMMCHQYGVRGIGIEQETERAELSRKVLEKLGLSDQIRIITGNHSILPLKDTAELIMVAAQAEPKQEIFDYLAEALPAGTKLSYRIYEKGLRRLLDTFFHYDLPESFEEYLRIRPEPPVNNTVVFVIKKT